A genomic region of Pedosphaera parvula Ellin514 contains the following coding sequences:
- a CDS encoding MarR family winged helix-turn-helix transcriptional regulator encodes MSNDGSVKSKPQEIQATVALPIDAPERRRLPLLLRRCWYGLNQTFRRRIAHLEITPDQFTVMRTLQEGNPKGLTQRELTDLMSSDPNTIASLLERMEALGLVERHPHETDRRAYQIQLKPVGKQKYEEAREIAVSLQKEILAVLPEAKREEFLEHLALIAGACRVVSEKTTARTT; translated from the coding sequence ATGTCTAACGACGGAAGTGTCAAAAGCAAGCCGCAGGAAATCCAAGCCACTGTTGCGCTACCCATCGATGCCCCGGAAAGACGTCGCCTGCCGCTTTTATTACGTCGTTGCTGGTATGGCCTGAATCAAACTTTTCGACGAAGAATAGCCCATCTGGAAATTACCCCCGATCAGTTCACGGTCATGCGGACCTTGCAGGAAGGAAATCCCAAGGGATTAACCCAGCGCGAACTTACGGACCTGATGAGCAGCGATCCAAATACTATCGCGTCACTTTTAGAGCGCATGGAAGCACTTGGCCTGGTGGAACGCCATCCCCACGAAACAGATCGTCGCGCCTACCAAATCCAACTCAAGCCGGTCGGCAAGCAAAAGTATGAGGAGGCACGGGAGATCGCAGTGAGCTTGCAGAAAGAAATTCTGGCGGTGTTGCCCGAAGCAAAACGTGAGGAGTTTTTGGAACACCTGGCTCTGATAGCTGGCGCCTGTCGCGTTGTGTCAGAGAAAACGACGGCTCGGACTACCTAG